The Hyphomonas sediminis genome contains a region encoding:
- a CDS encoding aminopeptidase P family protein — protein MRQTFDIKGGPQDGRAHLPLLRRELERQGLDGLYVPHDDEYQNEYLPDANERLAWATGFTGSFGSAFVFADKAVLFADGRYTLQAGDQTDPALFEVAGIPDPGPFGWLAQQSFKGKKVGYDPRLMSPNDVAVLAAAAAKAGAELVAVAENPIDLAWADRPPQPMAMVVPHSVKHAGMAHTDKLEAVGAQLARDGADAAVLTSPASLAWAFNIRGGDVSCTPLPLGRAILNADGSAELFIDEAKTDAALRRHLGNRVTLRPLSNLEEGLKGLAGKTVSLDPDVASAWFFDALKAAGAKVLRQRDPVAIPRACKNAAEIKGTTAAHARDGVALTKFLHWLDTEAQSGEVTEIEATIKLETLREELGTLNDLSFPSISGAGPHGALPHYRVSTASDRKLERGSLFLIDSGGQYLDGTTDVTRTVAIGTPTDEMRANYTRVLKGHIALAAVRFPPGTTGTHLDVLARHALWQAGLDYQHGTGHGVGVYLGVHEGPHRIAKPWNAVPLMPGMIVSNEPGFYKAGEYGIRIENLQYVTPAEDIPGGEIAMLGFECLTFAPLSRDLIDVKMLTKDERKYVNDYHKRVLKLLGRKLEGEVKDWLKKACAKI, from the coding sequence ATGAGACAGACATTCGACATCAAGGGCGGGCCGCAGGACGGCCGGGCCCATCTTCCGCTTCTTCGCCGCGAACTTGAGCGCCAGGGCCTCGATGGCCTCTACGTGCCCCATGACGATGAGTACCAGAACGAGTACCTGCCCGACGCGAATGAACGTCTGGCCTGGGCGACCGGCTTTACCGGCTCGTTTGGTTCTGCCTTCGTGTTCGCCGACAAGGCGGTGCTGTTTGCCGATGGCCGCTACACGCTGCAGGCTGGCGACCAGACCGATCCGGCGCTGTTTGAGGTAGCGGGTATTCCAGACCCCGGGCCATTTGGCTGGCTGGCGCAGCAAAGCTTCAAGGGCAAGAAGGTCGGGTATGATCCACGCCTGATGAGCCCGAATGACGTGGCTGTGCTGGCCGCCGCCGCAGCGAAGGCCGGCGCCGAACTGGTGGCGGTTGCAGAAAACCCGATCGACCTTGCCTGGGCAGATCGCCCGCCGCAGCCGATGGCGATGGTGGTTCCCCATAGCGTCAAACATGCCGGCATGGCCCACACTGACAAGCTGGAAGCCGTTGGCGCGCAGCTCGCCCGCGATGGGGCGGACGCCGCCGTGCTGACTTCGCCGGCCTCGCTCGCCTGGGCGTTCAACATTCGCGGGGGAGACGTAAGCTGCACGCCGCTGCCGCTTGGCCGGGCGATCCTCAATGCGGACGGGTCGGCTGAGCTCTTCATCGATGAGGCCAAGACCGACGCCGCGCTGCGCCGCCATCTGGGCAACCGCGTGACGCTCCGCCCCCTGAGCAATCTGGAAGAAGGCCTGAAAGGTCTGGCTGGCAAGACGGTGAGCCTGGACCCGGATGTCGCCTCTGCGTGGTTCTTCGACGCGCTGAAAGCGGCCGGCGCCAAAGTGCTGCGCCAGCGCGACCCGGTGGCGATCCCGCGTGCCTGCAAGAATGCCGCCGAGATCAAGGGCACGACCGCGGCCCATGCGCGCGACGGCGTGGCGCTGACGAAATTCCTTCATTGGCTCGATACCGAAGCTCAAAGCGGCGAGGTGACCGAGATTGAGGCGACGATCAAGCTGGAGACCCTGCGCGAGGAACTCGGCACTCTGAACGATCTATCCTTCCCGTCGATCTCTGGGGCAGGGCCGCATGGCGCGCTGCCGCATTACCGCGTCTCTACCGCGTCCGACCGCAAGCTGGAGCGGGGATCGCTTTTCCTGATCGATTCCGGGGGGCAATATCTCGACGGGACGACCGATGTGACGCGCACGGTTGCCATCGGTACGCCGACGGATGAAATGCGCGCCAATTATACGCGCGTTCTGAAGGGGCACATTGCCTTGGCGGCGGTGCGTTTCCCACCGGGCACGACGGGCACACACCTTGATGTGCTGGCACGCCATGCGCTGTGGCAGGCAGGGCTCGATTACCAGCACGGTACGGGCCACGGCGTCGGCGTGTATCTCGGCGTGCATGAAGGCCCCCACCGGATCGCCAAGCCGTGGAACGCTGTTCCGCTGATGCCGGGCATGATCGTGTCCAATGAACCGGGCTTCTACAAGGCCGGCGAATACGGCATCCGCATCGAGAACCTGCAATATGTAACGCCTGCGGAGGATATTCCGGGCGGCGAGATTGCGATGCTCGGCTTTGAATGCCTGACCTTCGCGCCGCTCAGCAGAGATCTGATCGATGTGAAGATGCTGACGAAGGATGAGCGCAAATATGTGAACGACTATCACAAGCGCGTTCTGAAACTGCTCGGCCGCAAGCTTGAGGGCGAGGTGAAAGACTGGCTGAAGAAGGCGTGTGCGAAAATCTGA
- a CDS encoding 50S ribosomal protein L11 methyltransferase — protein sequence METAWDALAWVDPSPAGAVDAKEDARGAWRIDAFCETMEEAEECVAIIQEAAPELIARIEEIVERDWVTMSLEGLPPVNAGPFVVAGSHALAKTSPGKISVLIEAGPAFGTGHHGTTLGCLLALAEARRYRKPGRVLDLGTGSGVLAIAALKVGAELAVGSDIDRDSVFVARENGKKNHVSRFFVHHVRGANNPDMRRLGPYDTVFANILMKPLIGLAPEIERLSAPGAVIILSGLLHHQAAPVRAAFEGHGMLFQKRIKRDGWSSLVFRKKA from the coding sequence GTGGAAACGGCATGGGACGCGCTCGCCTGGGTGGACCCCTCGCCCGCAGGCGCGGTCGATGCCAAGGAAGATGCACGCGGCGCATGGCGGATCGACGCCTTCTGCGAAACGATGGAAGAGGCCGAAGAGTGCGTCGCCATCATCCAGGAAGCCGCGCCCGAGCTGATCGCCCGGATCGAGGAAATCGTGGAGCGCGACTGGGTGACCATGTCGCTGGAGGGCCTGCCGCCGGTGAATGCAGGGCCTTTTGTGGTGGCGGGCAGCCATGCGCTGGCCAAAACCTCGCCGGGAAAGATCTCCGTGCTGATCGAAGCGGGCCCGGCTTTCGGCACGGGCCATCACGGCACGACGCTGGGCTGCCTGCTGGCGCTGGCCGAGGCGCGCCGCTACCGCAAGCCGGGGCGCGTGCTGGACCTGGGCACGGGGTCGGGCGTTCTGGCAATTGCCGCGCTGAAGGTTGGCGCCGAATTGGCTGTTGGCTCCGATATCGACCGGGACTCGGTGTTCGTGGCGCGCGAGAATGGCAAGAAAAACCATGTCAGCCGCTTCTTCGTCCACCATGTGCGCGGGGCCAACAATCCGGACATGCGCCGGCTCGGGCCTTACGACACCGTGTTCGCCAATATTCTGATGAAGCCGCTGATCGGCCTTGCGCCGGAAATCGAGCGGCTTTCGGCGCCCGGCGCGGTGATCATTCTCTCGGGTCTGCTGCACCATCAGGCAGCGCCGGTGCGCGCCGCCTTTGAGGGCCATGGCATGCTGTTCCAGAAACGCATCAAGCGCGACGGCTGGTCGAGCCTCGTTTTCCGGAAGAAAGCCTAG